The following nucleotide sequence is from Campylobacter coli 76339.
AAATTAGTAATTTTAAATGATAAAAATAAAGAAGAAAAATATTTAAAAAGAGCTTTATATGATGCTTTTTCACGGGATGAGAATTTCACTCTTTTAGAAAGAGAGCATGATTTTAAAGATGAGAATAAGATTATAAAAAGTGAAGATAGCTCTAGTGAAGAAATCCATAAGCTAGGTAATGTTTTGGGCGCTGATTATATTTTAGAATTTGAGATTTTAGATATTACTCAAACAAAACAAAGCAAGATAAGCTATCAAAATAATACAAAAGCAAGTATAAATATAGCCTATAAGCTTATATTTTATCCTACAAGAGAGCTTGTTTTTTCTAAAACTTTCAATACAACTTTTACCTTATCAGGCGATAGTAAAAAAGAGCAAAAAAACTGGGAAAACATTGCTCTATTTATGCAAAGAGAAATGGAAAAATCACTATTTTTTAATACTTTAGAAGAAGATAGTAAGCAAGAAGGGAAAGAAAAAACTTATAAACTTCATGAAAATGGCGGGGTTAATCTTGGCTTTTAAACTGCTTTAGGGTTTGGTTCCAAACTCTAAAGTCTTTCTTAAATTCATCAAATATTAAAGAAAATTTTTGTAAAATTAAAACTTTTCTAGCCATTAAAGCTTTCAAATCCGAATTTCGGTGCTTTGTGGTACTTACCAAATTATTAAGGAAAAAGCAATGTATGCTATTATTAAACACAGCGGAAAGCAGTATAAAGTTAGCGTTGGCGATGAGTTAAAGCTAGATCACTTTGAAGCTGAAAGCAAAGCAAGTATTGAAGTAAGCGAAGTTCTTGCTATCAATGATAAAGAATTAAAGGTAGGTGCGCCTTTCGTAGCAGGTGCAAAAGTTGTTTTGGAAGTGATTAATCACGGAAAAGATAAAAAAGTTGTGATTTATAAAAAAAGACGCAGAAAAGATTCTAAACTTAAACGCGGTTTTAGAAGACAATTCACTCGCGTTGTAGTAAAAGATATCAAAGCTTAAGGAGTAAAGAATGGCACACAAGAAAGGTCAGGGTTCAACTCAAAATAACCGCGATTCTATAGGTCGCCGCCTAGGTGTTAAAAAATTTGGTGGTGAATTTGTTAGAGCAGGAAATATCATCATTCGTCAAAGAGGAACTGCAACTCATGCAGGAAATAATGTAGGTATGGGAAAAGATCACACTATCTTTGCTTTAATTGATGGTTTTGTGAAATTTGAAAGAAAAGACAAAGACAGAAAAAAAGTTTCTGTATATCCTGCATAAGTTTTTAGGGCGTTTTTACGCCTTAGAAACTTTAAATTTATAAATTTAACTTCTTTTTATTCTAATTTAGCTTTATAAATTTAAAATCAAAGGCAATTATAATGTTTATTGATAGTGTTAAGATTACTTTAGCTTCTGGCGATGGCGGCAAGGGTGCGGTGAGTTTTCGTCGTGAAAAGCATGTTCCTCTTGGTGGGCCTGATGGTGGCGATGGAGGAAATGGTGGCGATATCATTTTTGTTTGCGATAACAATACACATACACTTGTAAATTTCAAAGGCAAAAGAGAGCTTCGTGCACAAAATGGTGCAGGTGGAATGGGACGCAACAAAAATGGAAAAAAAGGTGAAAATTTAGAACTTATTGTCCCTGAGGGAACTCAAGTTATCGATGTGCAAACCAATGAAGTTTTATTAGATCTTACAAAAGAGGGACAAAGAGAACTTTTTCTAAAAGGTGGCAAAGGAGGGCTTGGGAATACGCACTTTAAGCACGCCACTAACCAACGCCCTGATTATGCACAGCCAGGTATTAAAGGCGAAAGTCGCTTAGTAAGACTTGAGCTTAAACTTATCGCTGATGTAGGGCTTGTAGGCTTTCCAAATGTGGGAAAATCCACCCTTATAAGTGTAGTTTCAAATGCTAAGCCTGAAATCGCAAATTATGAATTTACCACGCTCACGCCAAAACTAGGGCTTGTAGATGTGGATGAGTATAATTCTTTTGTGATGGCTGATATTCCAGGGATTATCGAAGGTGCAAGTGGGGGCAAAGGCTTAGGACTTGCATTTTTAAAACATATTGAACGCACGAGTTTTTTACTTTTTGTACTAGATCCTATGAGAGAAATGCCCCTAAAAGAGCAATTTATAGTGCTAAGAAATGAGCTTGAGAAATTTTCAAATGAGCTTTTTGGGCGTGAGTTTGGCATAATGGTTTCAAAAAGTGATAGTGTGAATTTGGGTGAAGATTTTGCCGAACAGATTGCTTTAAATATAAAAGATTTAGAAGATTATCTTAAAGAAAACAATAATCCACAAAGTTTTTTAATCAAAGTATCAAGCCTTGAAAAAACAGGGCTTAAAGAGCTTAAATTTATGCTTTTAGAGGAGATTAAAAAATTAAGAGAAAAGCGTGAAAAAAGGTGATAAGATAATCACTTTTTAGATATTTGTTTAAAATTTGATTTATTCATCGCTATATCTAGCTAGTTTTTAGGTATTTACGGTAAAAATATTTTAATATAAAATCAAATTTTTAGTTTTTTAATTTCATTTTCAAGAACACTATAAGGCGTTAAGCCTATGAATTTTTCATCCATTTTACTTTCTTTAAAAAAGCTAAGTACAGGTACTCCATATATTTCTCCAACCGCACCCGAGAGATATTTGGCTGCTTTTTTTTCATAAAACAAAGCCAGATGTGATAAACCCTTTTCATCCGCCCAAGTTTTAGCGTCCTTTGCGTCTTTAGCATCACCTAAAACCACAAAAATATTAAAATCATAATTTTTAGCTAAATCTTGCAAAATAGGAATTTGTTCTTTACAAACCCCGCAATCTTTAGTGAAAAATACTAATGCAAAATTTTGTGTTTGCTTGTCTAGTTTTAAACTTTTTTCAAAACCATTATAAGAAAAATTATAAATTTTATCACTATTTAAAGCTTTGAAATTTTCTCCGCTATCGCAAGCTATAAAAAATAAAGCTACAATTAAAGCAAAGAGATAAGTTTGGATTCGAAAGTTTCCCATGGTTTTTCTCCTAAAATTCTTTCTTTTATAATCCCATCTTTAAGTATGATGGTGGTTGGAGTTGCAAATACAGCGTAGCGATCATTGGTGATTTTAAGATCATCGGTTAAAACTTTGATATTTTTAAAATTTAATTGTTCGGCCAAAACCTGAACGACTTCAACTTTATCTACGGAATTTATAGCATAAACGCTGATTTTATTTGGGTGTTCTTGCATAAATTTATCCAAAGAAGGTAGCTCTTGTAGACAAGAAGGACATCCATTTTGAAAAAAAACTAAGACTTTTATATTGCTTTTATCATCAGCTAATTTAACAGTCTTTCCTAGGGTGTCTTTAGCTGAAATTTCAGCTCCTATTTGGCCGATTTTACCTTGATCTTGATTTGTATCAAAAGAGCAGGCATTGAGCAAAAAAAGACTTATGAAAAATAAAAATACTTTTTTCATTTTAAAATTCCATGTTGCAAGATAAGGGTGCGATCTGCAAATTTTGCTAATTCGGGATTGTGCGTGATCAAGACTATGGTTTTACCCTCATTTTTTAATTTTTGCAAGGTTTCAAGAACGATTTTTTCATTGGCTTCATCCAAATTCCCTGTAGGCTCGTCAGCAAGTAAAATTTCAGGATTGTTAATCAATGCTCTTGCTATACAAACTCTTTGTTGCTCTCCACCGCTTAGTTGGCTTGGTAAATGGCTAAGGCGATGTGAAAGTCCTACTTTTTCAAGTACAGCTTTTGCATCCTCTTCATCTACGCTAGAATGGTAATATTGCGAAAGCATAACATTTTCTAAGGCGCTAAGATAAGGAATGAGATGAAATTGCTGAAAAATAAGCCCGATTTTTTCTCGGCGTAAAGTGATTTTTTGCTCTTCATTTATTTGTTCTAAATCTTCATTATCTAAAATGTATTTGCCACTGCTTGGATCATCCATAAGAGATAATATATTTAAAAGTGTTGATTTTCCGCTTCCAGAAGGACCCATGATGGCAAGCCATTCTCCTTTGTAAATATTTAAATTTATATTATCCAGTGCTTTTACTTTGCCAAATTCTTTGCATAAATTTTTAATTTGTATAAGTTCTTTCATTGTTCACCTTTCAAATTTTCACAGACATTGATTTTTAATGCTTTTTTTATAGGAAAAAAGGCAGCTAAAAAAGCAAAAAATAAAGAAATAATTAAAGCTATAAATATAGCCTTAAATCTAAAATCTATACTTGCATTAAAAATTAAATATCCAAATATATTTGCTAAAAATATCCCACAAAAAGCTCCTATAATGCTAGCAAAAAGACTAATGATAAAATATTCACAAGCAAAAAGCTTGAAAATTTCACTTTTTTTAGCGCCCAAGGCCAAACGCAAGGCAATTTCTTTTTTACGCGAAAATATAATCGAGCTTAGAGTGGTATTTACGCTTGTTGTGACTATGATTAAGACAACAAGTATGATTAAAAACATTAAAGCTTTTATTTTATCTAAAACTAGACCTTCGCTTAAGGATACTGATGAAATAGGTTTTGCATTAATGTTTTCATTGCTAATATTTTTTGTTTTTGTATTTATCTCATCAAAATTTCCATAAACAACTGCATTAGCATACTGAATGCCAAAAGTGTCACTTAAATTTTGTACTACGCTTAAAGGTGCCAAAACTATGCTGTCTAATTCATCATTGCTTAAGAGTATACCTTTTATCGTAAGCTTGGTAGTTTTGCCATTTTCTGGGTTGTAAATTTGAAGCTCATTGCCTACTTTAAGTCCTAGTTGTTTGGATAAATTAATACCCAAAAAAGCTGAATTTTCATCAAAATCACTTAGAGAAAAGCTCCCTTCTTTAACTTCGATAAAAGGCTTAGTTATCTTTAAGGCTCTAAAATCTGTGCCCAAAACTACTCCACTAGTGCTACCTAAATTTAAAAATGTATACAAAAAAGGAGTTAAGGCTCTGGCTTTTAAATTCTTTTTTGCTTCTTCATAGTCTTGATTTAAGATAAGTTCTTTGTCATTTTTGGGTTCGATGATAACATTTGCTCCATAGGCTTTTAATTCTTTAGAAAGTTTTGTATCAATATCAAAATAAATATTTAAAAAAGCCGAGCAAGTTAGTGCTCCTATAAAAACACTTAAGACAATAATAAAAAGTCTTTGATAAGAAAAAGCAATGCTTTTAAAAAGCTCATTTAAAAAAAACTTATCTACCATAAAGAACTCCTGCGGGAGAAAGATTTGCGATATTTTTTATAGGAAGTAAGCATCCAAGCATGGCTATTAAACCTGCAAATACAAGACTTAAAGGTAAAGCTATAAAAGCAATGTCTATAAAGTATCCAAAAATTCCAAGACTGATAAGTTCTGAAAGTCCTATGCCAAAAATAAATCCAAATATAGCAGAAGCTAAAGCTATGATCAAATTTTCACCTGCAAAAAGTAAGTAAATTTGAAATGTATTTGCTCCAAGTACTTTCAAAAGTCCTATTTCTTTTTTTCTACGATGAATTTCAGAACTCATTAAACTTGATATAGCAATACTTGCAACAATAAGACAAATAATACAAGTAATAGCCATCAAAGACTGAATTTTTTTAACAACCAAGCTTTGTGCATCACTTATGGCATTGAGTGCTTTTGCATCCGCTCCTGGCAAGCCATCGCTAATTTGACTAGCAATTGATCCTACATAAGCTGAGCAATACCATTTATCATATTCTATTTGATCGAGTTTTTCCTCGCCCATTCGGCGTACCTTTTCAGAAAGGGCTGATTCAGGTATAGTAAAAGCTCTTACTTCAGCACTTGCATACAAGCCTTTTTTTTCTAATAATTCTTGAGCTAAATTTAAAGGAGCGATGATTTTGTTTGACATTTTAGGATTGGCGTGGAGTAAAATTCCTACGACTTTTACTTCTTTTGAAATTTTATTCTCTCCTATGAGTTTTATTGTATCATTGATTTTAAGATCGTTATTTTTAGCAAAATCTTCACCTAGCATGATTTCATTGCTATCATCTTTGGCCCATTCTCCTTGTACTTTTAAATAAGGATAAAGACTTTTAATACCTGTGATAAAATCGTCATCATCTTTTATCTCAATCGCTTTTTGAAAATAAGTACCATAAAGGAGTGCTTTTTTTGAAGAATCATTGCTTTTTATTTCTACTTTTCCTTCTAAAAAAGGAGCAAAGGCTGTGATATTGTTTCGCCAATAAATGTCTTTTAGCATATATAAATTTTTTTCTTCTAAATAGTTTTTATTTTTTAAAGGTTCGTAAAGCTCATTGCCTATTTCTATGCTAAGACTTGAGCCTTTAGGTAAAACCAGTATATTAGATCCATAACTTTTAAGTTGCTTAGTTACTTCATCGCCTATACTTAGAGTGATATTTAACATTGTACATAGCAAAAGCGTAGCCAAAAAACAAGTAAGAAAAGCTAGAAATTTTTGAATTTTATTTCTAAAGATAGAATGGGTTATCATTTTAACTAGCATTATTTCTCCTTTGGATTAAAAATAAAGCTTCTGTATCTTCTACATATTTCATAGGATCTTTCTTAAATTCCTCATAGTTTTTTTCATTTGAAAAATAATAAGTTATACCTTTATAGCTGTAAGAAAAAGGTGCTTGAGTGTTAATGATCTTATCTTTTGAAACAGGATCTTGCACTTGTATATCTTTGATTTGACTAAAATAATTAGATCCTGCCACAACATCTTTAACATCTATGGTGATTTTTTCACCATCATAATCATATTTTAATGGGATAGGATTGCAACCCCCTGTTTTTCCTACACTCGGTAGAAAAATTCGTACATTGCACGAAATGCAAATCAACTCCCCTTCTTTTTTAATATAGCCCATATCCCCACAAATAGCACAAGCATCAAAAACAGCTACAGGAGAATCCCTATCTTCTCTTTTATTGATGAGGAAAAATCTTATCACCTTGCCTTGCTCGCTTATATAAGCAAAACGATGAAGTTTGTTATCTCTTAAAAGGGCTACATCAAAGATAAATTTGCCGTTTTTATCAGGCAAAAGCTCTGTAGGCTCATCTATGCTTAAGGGTTTAGAGCTTACCATAAAAAAGTACAAGATGATACAAAAACTTAAAATACAAGAGATAAAAACACTAGAAAAATAGCGATTCACAAGAGTATTTTTTGCTTCATTTTTGCGATAAGCAATATCTAAAATTTGGTTTTTTACAATATTTTTTTTGCGAATTTTTAAGCTTAAAAATCCTAAAAAAATGATGAAAAATAAATAAACATAAATTCCAAAAACACCAAAATAATTACTTTTTCCAACAAAACTTACTAAAAAAGTATGAGTTTCTATGAAAGAATTTCTCATCAGTGTGAGCAATATATTTGCTAAAACCTTATCTCCTTCTATAAAAATAAGGATTAAAAAAAGTGTGAAACTTGCTTTTTTGTTAATATTCTTTTGCCACTTTAAAAAGAAGAAAATTAAAATACAAATTAATAAAGCTAAAGCAATAAAACCCAAAGAAGAAATGGCTTCGCTATCGATTAAAACACCATTAAATATAGGAAAATCTTGAGTTAAATTATAATAATGCAAAGCTATGCAAAAACTCAAAATCCCTAGTAAAATAAAACTCAAAATTTCTATTTTTTGCCAAAAATAAAGCACAAAACTCAAAACTAAACAGACTATAAAAATAAAATTGAAATTAAATATCAAATTCTCAGTTTTTAGAAATTGTGCTGCAATAAAAAAAGCAAAATATCCAAACAAAAAGCCTAAAAAAACAGCTAAAAAGCTTTTAAAAATATATTTTTTATTGGGTGTGATAAAAGCCATTAAAATACTTAAGGGCAAGATGCTAGAAAGAAAATGCACAAAATATATACTCATAATTTACTCTTTAAACATTGTTATTTTGATTTTGAAATAAAAATAAAAATATTTAAACACTCGGAAAATCCGAGTGTAAAATCATTTTGGTGTACCTGTGTATTTGAATTTATAATCAACTTTAAAAGGCTCAAACCATTTACCTACACCTGTTTCTTCATCGACATGGCGTCCAAATCCTTGTTTTTCTGGATTTGAAATATAAAAAGTAAGTTCATAATTGCCTACGCCAAATCCGCCTTTTTTATCCTTTTCCATAGCAATGTTTGCACCATAATGAGGGCCATCATCTGCTACCATAGGCATTAAAGTTCCGCGTTTAATAGCACCTGTGTCTGTATTTTTAAGCTCATAAGCTATGGTTAAATAAGGCATCCAAAAGCCTTCTGGAAAACCGTTTGGATTGTTTTTGAGAGCATGAATGTCTGCTTCTAGGTGAATATCTGCTAAGGACGCAGCCAAATCAATACCCCTTGGTTCCATTTCGATAGGCTGAAGATAAACAGCAGCTATTTCCATGCCGTTTAACTCTTTAGGATCACCGATTGGAACTTCGCCTGCAAATAAATTAGTACTGATAGCTGCAGCTGCAGCAACTACTGATAAAAATTTTTTTATCATGATTTTACTCCTTTTTTTGAAATTTGTTTTGTTAATAAAATGCCAATAATTAGCAAGATTAAAACTATAAATTGAGGGATTAAAGTCTCATAATAAGGATAAATTCCAAGCCATAAAATAGGTTCAAAATTTATAGAGATAAGACTAGGAACGATAAGTTTTCCTTCTATGAGTTCGGCTATGCCTTTGCCTGTAAAGACAAAAATCATATAAAAAATAATATAAGAGCATATATAGAAAAATTGTTTTATAGGGATGCGAATTGCACCTGCTTTTAAAAGAAAATACAAGACAATAAGCACGAAAATTCCAAGCCCAAGCCCACCAAAAATAGCACTTAAATCAGTACTGGTTTTAGCATCAAAAAATAAAGCTTGATAAAAAAGCACGGTTTCAGCACCCTCTCTGTAAACTGCTAAAAAAACTGTAAACCAAAGGGTTTTTGCACTATTGTTTGAAATAGCGTCAATGGCACCTTGTTTGATAAAGCTCACCCATTTTTTATTTTGAGCATTTGAAAGCAGCCAAAAGCCTACATAAAAGAGTAAAAACACAGCTATAAGCATGGTAATACCTTCTATAAGCTCTCTACTTTGTCCCGCATTTTCTTTAAAAAGCCAAGAAACCCCAAAAGCGGTGATGAAGCTTAATATAATACCTGTAAATAAGGCGCTATAAGCGATATTAAGGCGATTTTTATTGCCACTTTGTACAAGATAAGAAACTATAGCTACAACTATAATCAAAGCCTCTAAGCCTTCACGCAAGATAATACCCAAGGCCCATATAAAAAGTGAATAAGGTGAAGAATCTTGAATTTTATCCACGCTATTTACAATCAGTTGTTTTAAGTCATTAAAAGTAGCTTCAAGCTCTTTTTTATCCGCGCTTGCTTTGATAAGAGCTACACTTTTGGAAAATAAACTTTCAATTTTAAGTTTTAAAGCGCTATCTACAGCACCGATTTTATTTTCCATCCCGCTAGCTTCAAAAATATCTAAATAAATTGCTTGTAAATCATCCGCTATAGAAGCGCTAAAGCCCTCGTAATTTTTTAAAATTTCATCTAAGGCAAGTTTGATATCATCGGAAACTTTGGCGTAATCTTTGCCTTTTGTTTCATCATTAAATCCTTCGATTTTTAAATTTGAAAGCTCTGAATTTGGAATTTGTAAAAAGATATCAAAAAGCTGTTCTTCTATCGAATCTAAATCATTTCTCAGGTTTTTTTCATCAATATTTGCGTTGTTGATTTGGCGTATGAGAGTTCGTATGGCTTGTTGGATTTTTTGATCATTACCTGCTTTGGTGAATTTGTTGATTAAAACTTCAACTTTGGTATTGCGATAATCATTAAACAAAGCATCATTTAAAAAATCTTTACTTGCTTGATAATCTTTGTTTTTAAAGGCATTAGCTGCTTGAGAGAATTTAGTAGATATATTATCTAATATAAATTGTAATCTTGCATCCATAGCTGCAGCTGCTTGCAAATCACTACTTACGCTATCATCTATAGTTTCGTTTTGAGTATCAAAAGAGGAGGAATTGGTTTTTGCTAAATCATTCTTATCAATACCCATCATTTGAGCAATCAAAGCTTCCGCTTCTGCTTCACGCTTGGCATTGGCTTGTATGCTTGATTTTTCAGCTGCTGCTTTATCGTAATTTGTATCACTTGCTTCTGCTTTTAAGCGATAGCCATTTTGCAAAATCGGTGCAACTTCATCTAAATCATAATAAAGACTTTCAATTAAAGCATCAATTTGTTCTATAGGCGCTTTATCTTTATACAAGCGACGTAAATTTGTAAATTTTCTTTCCATAGTGATGGCTTTTTTGCCTATATTTCGTCCAATAGGGCCTTCCATATTTTCAAAGTGTTGAAAATAAGCGTCTTCGCTAAGCTTCTTAGCATTTAGATTATCACCTTTTTTATAGCTTTTTATACTCTCTTCTAATATATTTTTAATGGTATTGGCTTCTGCTATATAATCATCAACTCTAGCAAAAGCAGAATTTGCTAGAAAGAACATAGAGAGAAAAAACAAGATTTTAAAAAATTTCATTCATTTCCTTAAAAAATATAAAAAATAATATTTATTATCAATATTAATAGAAGTATAATACGAATTATATTAAATAAAAATAAAAATTATTTTTTGTTAAATTGAAAGGGTTAAGTGTTTAAAGTTTTTTCCGATAATACTTAAGTCTTCATACATAATTATACTTAGGAGGGTGTTATGATTTCAGACGCAACTATGAGTAATGCTAATTTATTGACAGCGGTTAATACTTCAGTATTGAAAAAATCAATGGATACAAATGAAGTATTGATGAATGAGCTTATCAAAGGTATGGAGAGTGCATCAGGGGCTTCTGCTCCGCAAACTTCTAGCTCTAGCGGTTTAGATATTTACGCTTAAGTGTCTTAAATTAGGGTGTATTTTACACCCTAGATAAGGGATATATCTTGCTAAAATAATTATTTTTTTAATATTTTTGGTTATAATTATTCTTTCTAGTATATTGAAATTTATAATCAAGGGGTGTGAATGCAAGCTGTCAAGAAAATAATTTTAAGTGAAACTTTCCCAGGTATTTTACTCATATTTTTTACTCTTTTGGCATTGCTTTTTAAAAATTCTCCTTTAAGTATTATTTATACAGATTTTTTCCATGCTAACTTTACTATAGGGTTTGATCATTTTCAGATTTCTAAATCTTTAGATTTATGGATAAATGATGGTTTGATTGCTATTTTTTTCCTTTGTATCGGACTTGAGCTAAAATATGAAATTTTACGCGGACAACTTAAAAATATAAGATCAGTTTCTTTGCCTATATTTGGAGCTTTAGGAGGGATGATTGTCCCTGCTTTGATTTTTTCGGGCATTAATTATTCTCATGAATTTGCTATGAAAGGTTGGGCTATTCCCACAGCTACAGATATAGCATTTGCAGTAGGTATTTTAATGCTTTTAGGAAACAAAATTCCTTCTAGTCTTAAGTTGTTTTTGCTTTCTTTGGCTATTTTTGATGACTTAGGGGCTATTGTTATCATTGCCTTGTTTTATACAGATCAATTATCTACTTTGGCAATTATTATATGTCTTTTGTGTATTTTTATTTTATTTGTTTTAAACTATTTTCATATTACTCACTTACCTCTTTATGTTTTAGTTGGCGTGATTTTATGGATAGCCATGTTAAAAAGTGGCGTTCATGCGACTTTAGCAGGTGTGATTATAGCTTTATTTATTCCTCTTGATACTAAAAATAAAAAACCCTATCTTCATGAAGTACACAAGGACTTAAATCCTTGGGTGGTGTATTTTATTTTACCTTTGTTCGCTTTTGCAAACGCGGGTGTTGATTTAAGAGGGATGCATTTTGATTCTATTATTTCACCTGTAAGCATGGGAATTATGTTAGGTCTATTTTTAGGAAAACAATTAGGAGTTTTTGGATTTTGCTATTTGGCTATAAAATTAAAACTTGCAAAACTACCTGAGAATATTAAATATAAAAAATTCTATGGAATTTGTATTTTAACAGGTATTGGTTTTACTATGAGTTTGTTTATCGATGGCTTGGCATATAAAAACAGTGATATTTTTGAACATGCAGATAAGCTAGCTATTTTGATAGCAAGTTTTTTAAGTGCTGTTGTTGGATTTGTATATCTTAAAATTGTTAAATGAATAAGGTTTTATTAAAATTAAAAGCTTTAGTATTAAATGAGGCTTTTGGTGGATTTTTACTCATCATTTGCACTATACTTGCTCTACTTGTGCAAAATGGCTCTTTTAGCGAATATTATCGCGAACTTCTTAATTTAGAAGTCGGAGTTAGTATAGGTGAGTTTGAACTTAATAAACCTTTTTTGCTTTGGATTAATGACGGTCTTATATCAATCTTTTTCTTTGCTATAGGACTTGAGCTTAAAAAAGAATTTCTACACGGAGAATTTAGAAACCCTAAAAATATAGTTTTACCTTTTATGGCGGCATTAGGCGGTATACTCATACCTGCTTTATTGTTTGTTGTGGTTAATATAGGCGATACTTATACTTTAAAAGGTTGGGCTATCCCTACAGCTACGGATACTGCGTTTGCCTTGGCTATTTTGATGATGTGTGGAAAACATATCCCTTCTAGTCTTAAGTTATTTTTACTTTCTTTGGCTATTTTTGATGATGTGGGTGCGATTTTAATTATTGCAATTTTCTATACAACCAAACTTTCAATATTTGCTTTTATAGTTGCAGGAATTGCTATTTTTATGATGTTGATTTTAAATATTTTAGGTATAACGCGAAAATCTTTTTATTTTATTTGTTCAATCATTCTTTGGGTAAGCGTTTTAAAAAGTGGTGTTCATGCAACTTTAGCTGGAATTATTACAGCATTTTTTATACCTATGCAAACTAAAAATGGAGAAGATTTTTTAGAAGGAATTTATGAAAGTTTGAAATTTTGGATAGTTTTTGTTATTTTGCCTTTGTTTGCTTTTGCAAATGCGGGAGTTAATTTATCAAATATAGACTTAAATGCCATTTTTTCAGGTGTTAGTATAGGTATTTTCTTGGGTTTATTTGTAGGCAAACAATTGGGGGTTTTTTTATTTTCATATCTTGCGATTAAATTTAGATTAGCAAGTTTACCTCAAAATGCAAATTTTAAGCAACTTTATGGGGTTTGTATTTTAACAGGTATTGGTTTTACAATGAGTTTGTTTATCGATGGCTTGGCATATGAAGTCAGCGATATTTTTAACTATGCGGATAATCTTGCTATTTTAGTTGCTTCGTTTTGTTCTGGAATTTGGGGTTTTATTTATCTTAAATTTTTTGCTTCACACTCTTAAGGAAATTTAATGAGATTTGTTTTTTTTGTGCTTATAATTGCTTTTTATATAGGCGGATGTAGCTTACCTCAAAATGTAAATTATACTCGAATAAATCATAATGTCGATAAAGAAGTAAGATTAAGAACTATTGCCAATGAGTGGAAAAAAACCCCTTATGTTTTAGGTGGGACGACAAAAAGGGGAGCTGATTGTTCG
It contains:
- a CDS encoding Periplasmic protein p19 involved in high-affinity Fe2+ transport, producing MIKKFLSVVAAAAAISTNLFAGEVPIGDPKELNGMEIAAVYLQPIEMEPRGIDLAASLADIHLEADIHALKNNPNGFPEGFWMPYLTIAYELKNTDTGAIKRGTLMPMVADDGPHYGANIAMEKDKKGGFGVGNYELTFYISNPEKQGFGRHVDEETGVGKWFEPFKVDYKFKYTGTPK
- a CDS encoding Ferrous iron transport permease EfeU, whose translation is MSIYFVHFLSSILPLSILMAFITPNKKYIFKSFLAVFLGFLFGYFAFFIAAQFLKTENLIFNFNFIFIVCLVLSFVLYFWQKIEILSFILLGILSFCIALHYYNLTQDFPIFNGVLIDSEAISSLGFIALALLICILIFFFLKWQKNINKKASFTLFLILIFIEGDKVLANILLTLMRNSFIETHTFLVSFVGKSNYFGVFGIYVYLFFIIFLGFLSLKIRKKNIVKNQILDIAYRKNEAKNTLVNRYFSSVFISCILSFCIILYFFMVSSKPLSIDEPTELLPDKNGKFIFDVALLRDNKLHRFAYISEQGKVIRFFLINKREDRDSPVAVFDACAICGDMGYIKKEGELICISCNVRIFLPSVGKTGGCNPIPLKYDYDGEKITIDVKDVVAGSNYFSQIKDIQVQDPVSKDKIINTQAPFSYSYKGITYYFSNEKNYEEFKKDPMKYVEDTEALFLIQRRNNAS
- a CDS encoding Cell division protein FtsX, whose product is MLVKMITHSIFRNKIQKFLAFLTCFLATLLLCTMLNITLSIGDEVTKQLKSYGSNILVLPKGSSLSIEIGNELYEPLKNKNYLEEKNLYMLKDIYWRNNITAFAPFLEGKVEIKSNDSSKKALLYGTYFQKAIEIKDDDDFITGIKSLYPYLKVQGEWAKDDSNEIMLGEDFAKNNDLKINDTIKLIGENKISKEVKVVGILLHANPKMSNKIIAPLNLAQELLEKKGLYASAEVRAFTIPESALSEKVRRMGEEKLDQIEYDKWYCSAYVGSIASQISDGLPGADAKALNAISDAQSLVVKKIQSLMAITCIICLIVASIAISSLMSSEIHRRKKEIGLLKVLGANTFQIYLLFAGENLIIALASAIFGFIFGIGLSELISLGIFGYFIDIAFIALPLSLVFAGLIAMLGCLLPIKNIANLSPAGVLYGR
- a CDS encoding Putative high-affinity iron permease, producing MKFFKILFFLSMFFLANSAFARVDDYIAEANTIKNILEESIKSYKKGDNLNAKKLSEDAYFQHFENMEGPIGRNIGKKAITMERKFTNLRRLYKDKAPIEQIDALIESLYYDLDEVAPILQNGYRLKAEASDTNYDKAAAEKSSIQANAKREAEAEALIAQMMGIDKNDLAKTNSSSFDTQNETIDDSVSSDLQAAAAMDARLQFILDNISTKFSQAANAFKNKDYQASKDFLNDALFNDYRNTKVEVLINKFTKAGNDQKIQQAIRTLIRQINNANIDEKNLRNDLDSIEEQLFDIFLQIPNSELSNLKIEGFNDETKGKDYAKVSDDIKLALDEILKNYEGFSASIADDLQAIYLDIFEASGMENKIGAVDSALKLKIESLFSKSVALIKASADKKELEATFNDLKQLIVNSVDKIQDSSPYSLFIWALGIILREGLEALIIVVAIVSYLVQSGNKNRLNIAYSALFTGIILSFITAFGVSWLFKENAGQSRELIEGITMLIAVFLLFYVGFWLLSNAQNKKWVSFIKQGAIDAISNNSAKTLWFTVFLAVYREGAETVLFYQALFFDAKTSTDLSAIFGGLGLGIFVLIVLYFLLKAGAIRIPIKQFFYICSYIIFYMIFVFTGKGIAELIEGKLIVPSLISINFEPILWLGIYPYYETLIPQFIVLILLIIGILLTKQISKKGVKS
- a CDS encoding Na+/H+ antiporter NhaA type, whose protein sequence is MQAVKKIILSETFPGILLIFFTLLALLFKNSPLSIIYTDFFHANFTIGFDHFQISKSLDLWINDGLIAIFFLCIGLELKYEILRGQLKNIRSVSLPIFGALGGMIVPALIFSGINYSHEFAMKGWAIPTATDIAFAVGILMLLGNKIPSSLKLFLLSLAIFDDLGAIVIIALFYTDQLSTLAIIICLLCIFILFVLNYFHITHLPLYVLVGVILWIAMLKSGVHATLAGVIIALFIPLDTKNKKPYLHEVHKDLNPWVVYFILPLFAFANAGVDLRGMHFDSIISPVSMGIMLGLFLGKQLGVFGFCYLAIKLKLAKLPENIKYKKFYGICILTGIGFTMSLFIDGLAYKNSDIFEHADKLAILIASFLSAVVGFVYLKIVK